The DNA window CGGGTGCCGCGGTGCCTCAGTTCAGCTCGACCACGCGGCTGGTACGGCCATCCTCGGCGCGCGCCCGCAGCAGCACCCGGCCCGCGACCCGGACCGGCTGCGCGTAGGGCAGCCAACGCTTGCCACCATCGAGCGAGTACTCGAGGCCCAGTCCGGGGAAGCGCACGTTGGCGAAGAGCTGACCGCCGCGACGCTCGGCCCCCGGCAAGGGGATGCGGTAGTTGACGCCCACCCCGTCCGGCAGCTCCCCGCGCACGTCCACGGGACGATAGGCCCCGAGCCGCGGCAGCACGTACTGGCCCAGGCTGTTGGCGAAGCGCGCCCACAGCGCGGGCATCTCGGAGACGGGCGGCAGGTCCGGGTTCCACGCGCGCTCGGCCACGCCCAGCAGCTTGGGGAACGCGAGGTACTCCATCACCTCGGGCGTCTTCACGTTCTCGCCAAAGAGCAGGCCGTGCATGCCCAGGATGTTGCGGCGGCCCTCGGCGGTGAGGTGCTCCTTCGCGTCCCAGGACTCGGGCGGAATGGGGTTGCCCATCCGGTCATGCGTCCCGTTCACGTAGACATCGAACGGGCGGTACTCGAAGGTCTTCTTCTCGTCGACGAAGTTGGCCCAGTAGTAGCCGGGCTCGTCGGGGTCCTTGTTGTACGCGAGGTCCATGTACAGGTTCGTCGCGTGCGACAGGATGACCCGGTAGCCCTGGTTGGCGTACCGGTAGGCATCATCCTCGCGGCCCCAACCCCAGACATTGCTCCACGGCATGGGGATGAAGCCCGGCAGCGCCAGCCCGTGGTGGATGATGTCGTCCCAGCCCGTCACCGCGGCGCCCGATTGGGCAATGAGGCCACCCCACCGCGAGAAGAACAGGTTGAAGCGCTCCAGGTCGCTCAGGCCCTGCGTCTCCGGATTGCCCTGGCACGCGGGAGAGCCCGCCCACCACACGTTCGCCGCCAGCGAGGGCAGCTCATCGCCGCCCGCGTGGATGGCCACCAGCCGGGCCGCGGGCACCGCGTCGTAGCGGGCCTTCAGCTCGCGCACCACCTTGCCCAGGAAGGCATACGTGGAAGACAGACACGGGTTGACGAAGTTGTCCGTATAGCCTTGCACGCTGGTGTGGCGGGACGCGTCGTTGGGGTCCACCAGGCGATACTCCTGGGCCCGCGTGGGGTCCGAGTCCCGATACTGGCGATAGCGATACTCCATGGCCTTCACCGCGGCCCGCGCGTGGCCCGGCATGTCGATCTCCGGGATGATGTCGATGTGGCGCTCGGCCGCGTAGGCGAGCAGCTCCTCGAACTCCTTCGTCGTGTAATAGCCGCTGCCCCGGCCCACGAAGTTGAGCGTCGCGGTCTCGAAGCCCTGGTAGCTCGGGGCCGCGCCCCCATTGGCCTCGGTGGGGGAGCTGGCCTTGAAGGCGACGCGATCGCCAGACCCCAGGTCGCTGCCACTACCCAGGCCGATCTGCAGCATCTCCGCCTCTTGCAGATCATGGCCGCGCCGCGAGCCGTACGTCGTCAGCTCGGGGATGCCGGGCACCTCGATGCGCCAGCCCTCGTCATCCGCCAGCCGCAGGTGCAAGGCATTGAGCTTGTAGTGGGCCATCACGTCGAGCAGCTTCTTCACCGTCTCCTTCGACTGGAAGTGCCGCGCCACATCCAGGCTCATGCCGCGGTACGCGAAGCCCGGCGCGTCGACAATGCGCACGCGGGGGAGCGCCACGGACGCAGGCCGCGCCTCGCGCTTCACCGAGGCGGTGTAGGCCGCCACGGGGACGAGCTGGCGCAGCGTCTGGATGCCATGGAACACACCCGTGGCATCCGAGCCCACCAGGGACACGGCCGAGTCCGTGACCTCCAGGGTGTAGCCCTCCGCGTCTCGGGCGCCGTCGCCATCGACATCCAGCGTGGCGTCCACGCGCAGCTCGATCCGCTCCGAGCCCGCATTCGCCTCGCGCACACTCACCGGCGCGGCGATGACGTCACCGAGCGCCGCGGCCAGATAGGCGGCCTCGCCGGACAGGCCCGGCGCGTAGCGGATGCCCACCGCGCCCTCCAGCGTCAGCACGCCGTCGCGCGCCTCCACCTGGCGGGGCTGCGGCAGCAAGCGGCCCTTGAGGTCGAGCGCCTGGAACGAGGGGTTCTCCGCATAGCGCAGGCCCGGCGTCTGGACGGGGAGCACGTCTCCCTCGAAGCGCGTGGTCTGCTTGGGGTCCGCCGCGTCCAGCCGCACGGTGGCGGGGACCGCGATGGACACCGCGTCCTGGAGGGCGCCCCCCTCGAAGACGACGCGGAAGCCGGCGGGCGCGTCCGTCTTCAGGATGGCCCAGTCGGAGGCGAGCACGGACAGCGTGCGCCGCTCCCCTGGCCGCAGGGGCGTGAAGTTCGCCAGGGGCTCCAACACGTAGGCGTCGCCGCTCTGCGCCTGCCCCGCCTTGGAGATGCGGATGCCCTGCGCCGCGAGCGCCTGGATGCCCGTCGCATCCCCCTCGCCTTCATCGAGGACGCGGCGCACGAAGCTGAAGTAGAGCTTCCATCCGGTGGCCCCCAGCTCGCGCGTGCCGCGATTCTCCAGGGTGAACTCGGAGCGGAAGAACTTCCAGCTCCCCACCGAGTTGTCCACCGGCTGCCACTCGACGGCCAGCTCCGTCGGGCGACGGCAGGCCGAGGCCAGCAACGTCACGACTGCGAGGCACAGCACGAGCCGCTTCATCGGTTCTCCCTTCGCCACGTCGCCGTGGCCATGGAAACGAATGGGTTGGAGACAGCCAGGGACTCAGAGCCACCACTCGACGCGCGCGCCCAGGTAGTGACCGACCTTCGAGCCGCCCACCGTCTGGAGGTACGGCGAGATGACGCGATCCACCGCGGCCTGGTTGTAGAGCGCGAGCGTGTAGAACAGCCGCAGGTGCGGGCGGGCCCACACGTCACGCTTCCCGGTGGGCACCAGCGTGGGGACGATGGACAGCTTCATCGCCGTGCCGAACTTCTGGTGGCCCTCGCGCAACCCCTGGAAGCTCGCCTCGTTGACCAGGTGGAACTGATCATGGAGGTACAGGGTGCTCTGCGCGCCGACCGCGTACTCGACGTACCGGTCAGAGACCGCGCCGCTCGCGCCACGCCCCGCGTGGAGGATGCCGTAGCCATTGAGGCTGAGCAGCGGGTTCACGTTGACGAGGAAGTGATCGACCGCTTCCACGCCATAGGCTCCCGAGTACTTGCCGCTCTCGGAGGGCAGGCCATAGGTGTTCCAGGTCGGCGTACCGCCCAGGCTGCCATTCGCGATGCGGCTGCCGAAGCGCACGGACGCGTCGTTGAAGCTGCCATTGCCCAGGTCCAGGTGGCCCTTCACGCCGGCCACCACGCCCACGTCCTTCGGGAGGGTCCGCTGCTCATCGCCCAGGCGGGTGACGGCCTGGGGCAGCGAGTGCACCTCGGCCAGCAGGTGCACGGAGTGCTTGTTGGGGAAGGCTTGCGTGTACTGCGCCACCAGCACCGTGCGCTGGCGCCGCTGATCCGGCTTGCCGTCGCCATCCGTGTCGATGGCGTACTCCGCGAGGGTCGCGGAGGTCTGGAGCAGCACCGCCACGTCCAGCGGGCCGTACTGCATGCCCAGGCCCTGCGCGGACAGGTTGTTGAAGTACCAGTAGTCAGACAGGTACACGTTCGTGCCGCGATAGAAGCGCACGCCGCCCCAGAACTTCAGGCCCGGCAGCAGGATGTTCCCCGCCGCGACGTAGGCCTCGCCCAGCTCGAGCGCCAGCGTCGAGCTGAAGCGGTTGCTGGTGAGGCCAATGAACAGGCCGTTGTCCGCCCACATCGCCGGCGTCAGCACCGCGTACGCATAGGGCGCGTCCGGGCTGC is part of the Myxococcaceae bacterium JPH2 genome and encodes:
- a CDS encoding carbohydrate porin, producing the protein MIPGGPAVPLFQSRPARLLVAALSLLLASSASAQSLADRLEFSMYGRVGVGWAPTSGEFIQGKTFNLTGRSVGGRLEEGDYLEPSLKLHLLKQAESSPDAPYAYAVLTPAMWADNGLFIGLTSNRFSSTLALELGEAYVAAGNILLPGLKFWGGVRFYRGTNVYLSDYWYFNNLSAQGLGMQYGPLDVAVLLQTSATLAEYAIDTDGDGKPDQRRQRTVLVAQYTQAFPNKHSVHLLAEVHSLPQAVTRLGDEQRTLPKDVGVVAGVKGHLDLGNGSFNDASVRFGSRIANGSLGGTPTWNTYGLPSESGKYSGAYGVEAVDHFLVNVNPLLSLNGYGILHAGRGASGAVSDRYVEYAVGAQSTLYLHDQFHLVNEASFQGLREGHQKFGTAMKLSIVPTLVPTGKRDVWARPHLRLFYTLALYNQAAVDRVISPYLQTVGGSKVGHYLGARVEWWL
- a CDS encoding carbohydate-binding domain-containing protein, whose protein sequence is MKRLVLCLAVVTLLASACRRPTELAVEWQPVDNSVGSWKFFRSEFTLENRGTRELGATGWKLYFSFVRRVLDEGEGDATGIQALAAQGIRISKAGQAQSGDAYVLEPLANFTPLRPGERRTLSVLASDWAILKTDAPAGFRVVFEGGALQDAVSIAVPATVRLDAADPKQTTRFEGDVLPVQTPGLRYAENPSFQALDLKGRLLPQPRQVEARDGVLTLEGAVGIRYAPGLSGEAAYLAAALGDVIAAPVSVREANAGSERIELRVDATLDVDGDGARDAEGYTLEVTDSAVSLVGSDATGVFHGIQTLRQLVPVAAYTASVKREARPASVALPRVRIVDAPGFAYRGMSLDVARHFQSKETVKKLLDVMAHYKLNALHLRLADDEGWRIEVPGIPELTTYGSRRGHDLQEAEMLQIGLGSGSDLGSGDRVAFKASSPTEANGGAAPSYQGFETATLNFVGRGSGYYTTKEFEELLAYAAERHIDIIPEIDMPGHARAAVKAMEYRYRQYRDSDPTRAQEYRLVDPNDASRHTSVQGYTDNFVNPCLSSTYAFLGKVVRELKARYDAVPAARLVAIHAGGDELPSLAANVWWAGSPACQGNPETQGLSDLERFNLFFSRWGGLIAQSGAAVTGWDDIIHHGLALPGFIPMPWSNVWGWGREDDAYRYANQGYRVILSHATNLYMDLAYNKDPDEPGYYWANFVDEKKTFEYRPFDVYVNGTHDRMGNPIPPESWDAKEHLTAEGRRNILGMHGLLFGENVKTPEVMEYLAFPKLLGVAERAWNPDLPPVSEMPALWARFANSLGQYVLPRLGAYRPVDVRGELPDGVGVNYRIPLPGAERRGGQLFANVRFPGLGLEYSLDGGKRWLPYAQPVRVAGRVLLRARAEDGRTSRVVELN